From Haloarcula sp. CBA1127, a single genomic window includes:
- a CDS encoding argininosuccinate synthase, translated as MPEGNGTVALAFSGGLDTTVCVSLLKEEYGYDEVIGVTVDVGQPDYEFEEAEETAEALGVEQHVVDATEEFADLCMEAVKANADYQGYPLGTALARPVIAKAILSVAEEEGCSAVAHGCTGKGNDQLRFESVWRDSDLDVIAPVRELGLTREWENEYAAEKGLPVEGGDGGRYSIDTNLWSRSIEGSELEDPSTIPADDIYKWTENPSDKDAELVEVEFEDGVPVAVDGEELGGVELIEQLNAQAGAHGIGRTDMMEDRMLGLKVRENYEHPAATVLLTAHEALEGLVLTQEERQFKAQVDQEWSQKAYQGLVDAPLTGALEAFIDDTNERVTGTVTVKLEGGHCRPVSRESDYAVYSESAASFNEEDVSGGITQQDATGVAKYHGFQSRLANKILDDAKKGAAVTDGSGDHAANEDTEE; from the coding sequence ATGCCAGAAGGAAACGGAACCGTCGCGCTCGCCTTCTCGGGCGGGCTCGACACGACAGTTTGCGTATCGCTGCTGAAAGAAGAGTACGGCTACGACGAGGTCATCGGCGTCACCGTCGACGTTGGCCAGCCCGACTACGAGTTCGAGGAGGCGGAGGAGACCGCCGAGGCGCTGGGCGTTGAACAGCACGTCGTCGACGCCACAGAGGAGTTCGCGGACCTCTGTATGGAGGCCGTCAAGGCTAACGCCGACTACCAGGGCTACCCGCTCGGGACCGCTCTCGCGCGCCCGGTCATCGCCAAAGCCATCCTCTCGGTTGCCGAAGAGGAGGGCTGTTCGGCCGTCGCACACGGCTGTACCGGCAAGGGCAACGACCAACTCCGCTTCGAGTCCGTCTGGCGCGACTCCGACCTCGATGTCATCGCGCCGGTCCGCGAACTCGGGCTCACCCGCGAGTGGGAAAACGAGTACGCCGCGGAAAAGGGCCTGCCAGTCGAGGGCGGCGACGGCGGCCGCTACTCAATCGATACGAACCTCTGGAGCCGCTCCATCGAGGGCTCCGAACTCGAAGACCCGAGCACTATCCCAGCCGACGACATCTACAAGTGGACCGAGAACCCCTCGGACAAGGACGCTGAACTCGTCGAGGTCGAATTTGAAGACGGCGTTCCCGTTGCCGTCGATGGCGAGGAACTCGGCGGCGTCGAACTCATCGAACAACTCAACGCGCAGGCGGGTGCCCACGGTATCGGTCGCACGGACATGATGGAGGACCGCATGCTCGGGCTGAAAGTCCGCGAGAACTACGAACACCCCGCAGCGACGGTGCTGCTGACGGCTCACGAGGCGCTTGAGGGCCTCGTCCTCACGCAGGAAGAGCGCCAGTTCAAGGCCCAGGTCGATCAGGAATGGTCCCAGAAGGCATATCAGGGCCTCGTCGACGCGCCGCTGACGGGCGCGCTCGAAGCGTTCATCGACGACACCAACGAGCGCGTTACCGGGACCGTCACGGTCAAACTCGAAGGCGGTCACTGCCGCCCAGTCTCGCGCGAGTCTGACTACGCCGTCTACAGCGAGTCGGCGGCCTCGTTCAACGAGGAGGATGTCTCCGGTGGTATCACCCAGCAGGACGCGACCGGCGTCGCGAAGTACCACGGCTTCCAGTCCCGCCTCGCGAACAAGATTCTGGACGACGCGAAGAAAGGGGCCGCCGTGACAGACGGCAGCGGCGACCACGCCGCGAACGAGGACACGGAGGAGTAA
- the argH gene encoding argininosuccinate lyase, translating into MSDGEDHETAHADDHDETVVRRDRFAGGPARSFLSSLSDDQRIFAADLAVDRAHVVMLAEQEIIDRETAGEVLAALADVEDAGHGALPDGEDVHEAIESAVIERVGQSGGKMHTARSRNDEVAACIRYRLREDILDLVETVIGAREQLIEVARAERETVMPGYTHLQPAQPTTVAHWVLSYEQALQRDTARLLDAYERVNQNPLGSAAFAGTPFDVDRERTAELLGFDSVAENSMDASATRDFLVETTSAVATLATNLSGLAEDVVVMASKGHVDLDDDYASTSSIMPQKKNPDTLELVRGRTGDAVGGLNGLLTNLKGQPRAYNRDLQRAGRHTWDAIDSVTESVAVAAGAVATADWPAETLEAAATDGFATATGVADLLAMAGVPFRTAHEVVAEAAAGLGPEENAPDYEALSAVAEDVLGEPLSAYVDRDALADALDPAESVAMRDSRGGPAPDAVADQVSVAEDALAADSEALTDRRQAVSQATDRRQTEVDRYV; encoded by the coding sequence ATGAGCGACGGCGAGGACCACGAGACGGCACACGCTGACGACCACGACGAGACGGTCGTCCGCCGGGACCGCTTCGCGGGCGGGCCCGCCCGGTCGTTCCTTTCCTCGCTGTCCGACGACCAGCGCATCTTCGCGGCCGACCTCGCGGTCGACCGCGCCCATGTCGTGATGCTGGCCGAACAGGAGATAATCGACCGCGAGACGGCCGGCGAGGTGCTGGCCGCGCTGGCGGACGTGGAAGACGCGGGCCACGGCGCACTACCCGACGGCGAGGACGTGCACGAGGCCATCGAGAGCGCGGTCATCGAGCGCGTTGGGCAGTCGGGCGGGAAGATGCACACCGCCCGCTCGCGCAACGACGAAGTGGCGGCCTGCATCCGCTACCGTCTGCGTGAGGACATTTTGGACCTCGTTGAGACCGTCATCGGTGCCCGCGAGCAACTCATCGAGGTGGCTCGTGCCGAACGCGAAACGGTGATGCCGGGCTACACGCATCTCCAGCCCGCCCAGCCGACGACGGTCGCCCACTGGGTGCTGTCCTACGAGCAGGCACTCCAGCGCGACACTGCGCGGCTGCTGGATGCCTACGAGCGCGTCAATCAGAACCCGCTGGGGTCGGCCGCGTTCGCGGGGACGCCCTTCGACGTGGACCGCGAGCGCACGGCGGAACTGCTCGGGTTCGACTCGGTGGCGGAGAACTCGATGGACGCCTCGGCGACGCGTGATTTCCTCGTCGAGACGACCAGCGCCGTCGCTACGCTGGCGACGAATCTGTCGGGGCTGGCCGAGGACGTGGTCGTGATGGCGAGCAAGGGTCACGTCGACCTTGACGACGACTACGCCTCGACGTCCTCAATCATGCCCCAGAAGAAGAACCCCGACACGCTGGAACTGGTCCGTGGACGCACGGGCGACGCTGTTGGCGGGCTGAACGGCCTGCTGACCAACCTGAAAGGCCAGCCCCGGGCGTACAACCGTGACCTCCAGCGCGCCGGCCGCCACACCTGGGACGCCATCGACAGCGTCACCGAGAGCGTGGCAGTCGCCGCCGGCGCGGTCGCGACCGCCGACTGGCCCGCCGAGACGCTCGAAGCGGCGGCGACTGATGGGTTTGCGACGGCGACTGGCGTGGCCGACCTGCTGGCGATGGCCGGTGTGCCGTTCCGCACGGCCCACGAGGTCGTTGCTGAGGCCGCCGCCGGTCTGGGGCCCGAGGAAAACGCGCCCGACTACGAGGCGCTGTCGGCCGTTGCCGAGGACGTGTTGGGCGAACCCCTGTCAGCCTACGTCGACCGCGACGCGCTGGCGGACGCACTCGACCCAGCGGAAAGTGTCGCGATGCGGGACTCTCGCGGTGGCCCGGCCCCCGACGCCGTCGCCGACCAGGTGTCGGTAGCGGAAGATGCCCTCGCCGCCGACAGCGAGGCACTGACTGACCGCCGGCAGGCGGTTTCACAGGCGACTGACCGCCGCCAGACGGAGGTGGACCGATATGTCTGA
- the lysW gene encoding lysine biosynthesis protein LysW, whose amino-acid sequence MAECIECGADVSLHDNLEVGEIVDCATCGAELEVVGADPVELDSAPELEEDWGE is encoded by the coding sequence ATGGCAGAATGCATCGAGTGTGGGGCGGACGTGTCCCTGCACGACAACCTCGAAGTCGGAGAGATCGTTGACTGTGCTACCTGTGGTGCCGAGCTGGAAGTCGTCGGCGCCGACCCCGTCGAGCTCGACAGCGCACCCGAGCTCGAAGAGGACTGGGGTGAGTGA
- the lysX gene encoding lysine biosynthesis protein LysX, with amino-acid sequence MKVGLLYSRIRRDEKLLLSELRERDHEIEKIDVRKQQFNIHEAPKAFEDLDIVVDRCLATSRSVYATKFAEAYGVPVVNGPEVADTCADKVNNSLALEAAGVPTPNTDVAFTKDAALESIEKFGYPCVLKPVVGSWGRLMAKIDSRSAAEAILEHKETLGHYEHKIFYVQEFVEKPGRDMRVLAVDGEPIAAMVRSSDHWLTNAAKGAETNEFELDDRALELVEKASDAVGGGLLGIDLMEVGVSQSDTQDANGDSREQGEQRTREFDDYTVHEVNHTVEFKALNEVTDVDVPAKVVDWLEQKAATETDAEVTA; translated from the coding sequence ATGAAAGTCGGACTCCTCTACTCGCGCATCCGCCGGGACGAGAAGCTCCTCCTGTCGGAACTGCGCGAGCGCGACCACGAGATCGAGAAGATAGACGTTCGCAAACAGCAGTTCAACATCCACGAGGCCCCCAAGGCCTTCGAGGATCTGGACATCGTCGTTGACCGCTGCCTGGCGACCAGTCGCAGCGTGTATGCGACGAAGTTCGCGGAGGCCTACGGCGTGCCGGTCGTCAACGGCCCCGAGGTCGCCGACACCTGTGCGGACAAGGTCAACAACAGCCTTGCGTTAGAGGCCGCTGGCGTGCCGACGCCCAACACCGACGTGGCGTTCACGAAGGACGCCGCGCTGGAATCCATCGAGAAGTTCGGCTACCCCTGCGTCCTCAAACCCGTTGTCGGCTCGTGGGGTCGTCTGATGGCGAAGATCGACTCCCGCTCGGCCGCTGAGGCTATCCTCGAACACAAGGAGACACTTGGCCACTACGAGCACAAGATCTTCTACGTACAGGAGTTCGTGGAAAAGCCCGGCCGCGACATGCGCGTGCTGGCTGTCGACGGCGAGCCCATTGCGGCGATGGTCCGCTCCTCAGACCACTGGCTCACCAACGCTGCCAAGGGCGCAGAGACCAACGAGTTCGAACTGGACGACCGCGCGCTGGAACTAGTCGAGAAGGCTTCCGACGCGGTCGGTGGCGGCTTGCTCGGTATTGACCTGATGGAGGTCGGGGTGTCGCAAAGCGACACCCAGGACGCGAACGGCGACAGCCGTGAGCAAGGCGAGCAGCGAACGCGCGAGTTCGATGACTACACGGTCCACGAGGTCAACCACACTGTCGAGTTCAAGGCGCTGAACGAGGTTACCGACGTGGACGTGCCGGCGAAGGTCGTCGACTGGCTCGAACAGAAGGCGGCGACCGAGACTGACGCCGAGGTGACAGCATGA
- the argC gene encoding N-acetyl-gamma-glutamyl-phosphate reductase, with protein MTYTASVVGGSGFTGGELLRLLDGHPEFELAQATSRSKENKTIGHSHPNLRHSDLRFSSPSDLESVDVLFAATPHGVSMEQIDAFQDAAGTVVDLSADFRLESEAQYDEWYDGHTRPELLEQSEYALPELNRDNLEGANLIASGGCNATATILGLLPLFEADILSGDEQVVVDVKVGSSEGGAGGGEASSHPERSGVVRPYAPTGHRHEAEIQQFLGIDVSFTVHAVDMIRGASATCHVFPEGPVSKGDLWGAYRGEYEDEPFVELVAGGGGVYRYPEPKSVAGTNRAEVGFELDPGNKRLVVFSAIDNMMKGSAGQAVHAANVALGIEETAGLEFQGLHPVGAP; from the coding sequence ATGACGTACACAGCGAGCGTCGTCGGCGGCTCCGGCTTTACCGGTGGGGAACTGCTTCGCCTGCTTGACGGCCATCCCGAGTTCGAACTGGCGCAGGCGACCAGCCGCTCGAAGGAGAACAAGACCATCGGGCATTCACATCCGAACCTTCGCCACTCAGACCTGCGGTTTTCCTCGCCGTCGGACCTGGAATCGGTCGACGTGCTGTTCGCCGCGACGCCCCACGGCGTCTCGATGGAACAGATCGACGCGTTCCAGGACGCAGCCGGCACGGTCGTCGACCTTTCGGCGGACTTCCGCCTCGAGAGTGAGGCCCAGTACGACGAGTGGTACGACGGACATACACGCCCGGAACTGCTCGAACAGAGCGAGTACGCGCTGCCGGAACTCAACCGTGACAATCTCGAAGGCGCGAACCTCATCGCCTCTGGCGGCTGTAACGCCACGGCGACGATTCTGGGCCTGCTCCCGCTGTTCGAGGCCGACATCCTCTCCGGCGACGAGCAGGTCGTCGTCGACGTGAAGGTCGGGTCAAGCGAGGGCGGAGCCGGCGGCGGCGAGGCCTCCAGCCACCCCGAGCGCTCGGGCGTCGTCCGTCCGTACGCGCCGACGGGACACCGCCACGAGGCCGAGATCCAGCAGTTCCTCGGCATCGACGTGTCCTTCACCGTCCACGCGGTGGACATGATCCGCGGCGCGAGCGCGACCTGCCACGTCTTCCCGGAGGGCCCGGTCTCGAAGGGCGACCTCTGGGGCGCCTACCGCGGCGAGTACGAGGACGAACCCTTCGTCGAACTCGTCGCCGGCGGTGGTGGCGTCTACCGCTACCCCGAACCCAAGTCGGTCGCGGGGACGAACCGCGCCGAGGTCGGCTTCGAACTCGACCCCGGCAACAAACGACTGGTCGTGTTTTCGGCCATCGACAACATGATGAAAGGGTCGGCGGGACAGGCCGTCCACGCGGCCAACGTCGCCCTCGGCATCGAAGAGACGGCGGGCTTGGAGTTCCAGGGGCTCCACCCCGTCGGCGCACCGTAA
- a CDS encoding acetylglutamate/acetylaminoadipate kinase produces MTVVIKVGGARAVDPAGALADVASLVADGEQVVVVHGGSTKVDETLERLGVEPEYVETPSGVVGRFTDETTMEVFEMAFGHLNTQLVAGLQSEGVDAVGLTGVDGKLLYGPRKSAVRVVEDGKKKIRRGDHSGTIKQVNGDLLETLLDDGYTPVAAPPMAGDDDGEVIPVNTDADRSAAAIASELDAQLVLLTDVEGVYADPDDPSTLIDSVETAADWDALEDAAEGFMGRKIMAAEEALDGGASEVVVADANAESPILSALDGGGTHVHASALEQHTDQTATEEQ; encoded by the coding sequence ATGACAGTCGTTATCAAAGTCGGTGGCGCTCGCGCGGTCGACCCCGCGGGGGCGCTTGCGGACGTGGCATCGTTAGTGGCCGATGGTGAGCAAGTCGTCGTGGTACACGGCGGCTCCACCAAAGTCGACGAGACGCTCGAACGGCTCGGCGTCGAGCCCGAATACGTCGAGACGCCGTCGGGCGTCGTCGGCCGGTTCACCGACGAGACCACGATGGAGGTGTTCGAGATGGCCTTCGGGCATCTGAACACCCAGCTCGTCGCCGGCCTCCAGAGCGAGGGCGTCGATGCGGTCGGTCTCACCGGTGTCGACGGCAAACTGCTCTACGGACCACGGAAGTCCGCAGTGCGGGTCGTCGAGGACGGGAAAAAGAAGATCCGCCGCGGCGACCACTCGGGGACCATCAAGCAGGTCAACGGCGACCTGCTGGAGACGCTACTCGACGATGGATACACGCCCGTCGCGGCACCGCCAATGGCCGGCGACGATGACGGTGAAGTGATTCCCGTCAACACCGACGCCGACCGCTCGGCGGCGGCCATCGCCAGCGAACTCGACGCACAGCTGGTGCTCCTCACTGATGTCGAGGGCGTCTACGCGGACCCCGACGACCCGTCGACGCTTATCGACTCAGTCGAGACGGCAGCCGACTGGGATGCACTCGAAGACGCCGCCGAGGGGTTCATGGGCCGGAAAATCATGGCCGCCGAGGAGGCGCTCGACGGCGGCGCATCCGAGGTCGTGGTGGCCGACGCCAACGCCGAGTCACCGATTCTCTCGGCGCTTGACGGCGGCGGGACCCACGTCCATGCGAGCGCACTCGAACAGCACACAGACCAGACAGCGACGGAGGAACAATGA
- a CDS encoding aspartate aminotransferase family protein, giving the protein MSGFVFNEKPIQIERGDGAYVYDDSGTEYLDMGASYACVPLGHKHPAVQSAVSEQLEKITYVQASYPNAERTALYDLLAKTAPDPIDKTWLCNSGTEANEAALKFARSATGNSKIVATMQGFHGRTMGALATTWKNKYKKPYEPLIGDVEFVPYDDSEALAEAVDDDTAAFIVEPVQGEGGINPTSDGYLEDAREITEDARAALIFDEVQTGMGRTGALWNSQRAAVAPDMITAAKGLGNGLPIGATLCRDWIAEDYGSHASTFSGGPVISAAAGATVSTIIEDSVPGNAAVIGDYLLTELEAAIGDDVRDIRGEGLMIGVEVGRGANAALKKLALNHQVLALPAGRTVIRLLPPLTIDKDHADAVVDAMAEVVG; this is encoded by the coding sequence ATGAGCGGATTCGTCTTCAACGAGAAACCCATCCAGATCGAACGTGGCGACGGTGCCTACGTCTACGACGACAGCGGCACAGAGTACCTAGACATGGGCGCGTCCTACGCCTGTGTCCCGCTGGGCCACAAGCACCCGGCGGTCCAGAGCGCCGTCAGCGAACAGCTAGAGAAGATTACGTACGTTCAGGCGTCGTACCCGAACGCCGAACGGACGGCGCTGTACGACCTGCTCGCCAAGACCGCGCCGGACCCAATCGACAAGACCTGGCTCTGTAACTCCGGGACCGAGGCCAACGAGGCCGCACTGAAGTTCGCCCGGTCGGCGACGGGGAACTCCAAAATCGTCGCGACGATGCAGGGCTTCCACGGCCGGACGATGGGCGCGCTAGCGACCACGTGGAAGAACAAGTACAAGAAACCCTACGAGCCGCTCATCGGCGACGTTGAGTTCGTCCCCTACGACGACAGCGAGGCGCTTGCTGAGGCCGTCGACGATGACACCGCCGCGTTCATCGTCGAACCTGTTCAGGGCGAGGGTGGTATCAACCCCACCTCGGACGGCTACCTCGAAGACGCCCGGGAGATTACCGAGGACGCCAGGGCAGCACTCATCTTTGATGAGGTCCAGACCGGGATGGGACGGACCGGTGCGCTGTGGAACTCCCAACGTGCTGCCGTTGCGCCGGACATGATAACCGCGGCGAAGGGGCTCGGTAACGGCCTCCCCATCGGGGCAACGCTGTGCCGGGACTGGATCGCCGAGGACTACGGCTCCCACGCCTCGACGTTCTCCGGCGGCCCGGTCATCTCGGCGGCCGCCGGTGCAACAGTCTCGACCATCATCGAGGACTCGGTGCCCGGCAACGCCGCCGTCATCGGCGACTACCTCCTGACCGAACTGGAAGCGGCTATCGGCGACGACGTGCGGGACATTCGTGGTGAGGGGCTGATGATCGGCGTCGAGGTTGGCCGCGGTGCGAACGCGGCGCTGAAAAAGCTCGCGTTGAACCATCAGGTGCTCGCGCTGCCGGCCGGCCGCACGGTTATCCGCCTCCTCCCGCCACTGACCATTGACAAGGACCACGCCGACGCCGTCGTCGACGCGATGGCGGAGGTGGTGGGATGA
- a CDS encoding [LysW]-lysine hydrolase, producing MSETATPEADTEARDLLEAVVRIPSVSRNETEAAERLVEFFEAHGREAWLDEVGNVRAPADDGVLLTSHIDTVPGDIPVRVEETDEGDVLWGRGSVDAKGPLCAMAVAAVRTGASFVGVVGEEVDSKGARFLVKDRESTPGTVINGEPSGWEGITLGYRGLLAGTYVATSESGHSSRPENNAIQDAIDWWSSVDDEFATDEWHPVFERVTCKPVEFNGGTSSDGLSVEATMDVQLRVPPEYSTGEIREIADGFLENGTVNWDDKVEPVMQSPRTSAARAFRAAIRQQGGEPTLLRKTGTSDMNVYAKTWDCPMVTYGPGDSDLDHAPNEHLPLDEYDRSVAVLETATERLLED from the coding sequence ATGAGCGAAACTGCGACGCCTGAGGCTGACACCGAGGCACGTGACCTCCTCGAAGCGGTTGTCCGCATCCCGTCGGTCTCGCGGAACGAGACGGAGGCGGCCGAGCGACTGGTCGAGTTTTTCGAGGCACACGGCCGCGAGGCGTGGCTCGACGAGGTCGGTAACGTCCGGGCTCCGGCGGACGACGGCGTCCTGCTCACCTCCCACATCGACACCGTCCCGGGCGACATCCCGGTCCGCGTCGAGGAGACCGACGAGGGCGACGTGCTCTGGGGCCGCGGCAGCGTCGACGCGAAAGGGCCGCTGTGTGCGATGGCCGTCGCCGCCGTCCGCACCGGCGCTTCGTTCGTCGGCGTCGTCGGCGAGGAAGTCGATTCGAAAGGCGCTCGATTCCTCGTCAAGGACCGCGAGTCGACACCCGGCACCGTCATTAACGGCGAACCCTCCGGCTGGGAGGGCATCACGCTGGGCTATCGTGGCCTGCTGGCCGGGACCTACGTCGCCACCAGCGAGTCCGGCCACTCTTCGCGCCCGGAGAACAACGCCATTCAGGACGCTATCGACTGGTGGTCGTCGGTTGACGACGAGTTCGCCACCGATGAGTGGCACCCCGTCTTCGAGCGCGTCACCTGCAAGCCGGTCGAGTTCAACGGCGGGACATCGAGCGACGGGCTGAGCGTCGAAGCGACGATGGACGTCCAGCTGCGCGTCCCGCCGGAGTACAGCACCGGCGAAATCCGCGAAATCGCCGACGGGTTTCTGGAGAACGGCACGGTCAACTGGGACGACAAGGTCGAACCGGTGATGCAGAGCCCCCGAACCAGCGCCGCCCGGGCGTTCCGGGCCGCCATCCGGCAGCAGGGTGGCGAGCCCACGCTGCTTCGCAAGACCGGCACCAGCGACATGAACGTCTACGCGAAGACGTGGGACTGCCCCATGGTGACATACGGGCCTGGCGATTCGGACCTCGACCACGCACCGAACGAGCACCTCCCGCTCGACGAATACGACCGCTCTGTCGCGGTGCTCGAAACCGCGACCGAACGCCTGCTGGAGGACTGA
- the argF gene encoding ornithine carbamoyltransferase, which translates to MDILDVDDLTTDELTTVLDRAAAIKADHGEGSTSDLLDQQTLGMIFEKPSTRTRVSFETGMTQLGGHAVFLGPDDIHLGHGEPVKDTARALGRYVDFIMARVFDHADAEGLAEYAEVPVINGLTDDAHPCQTLADLLTIRERFGDFEDVSVAWVGDGNNVCQSFVIGAAMVGLDLTVATPDGYGISDDVADRAAGFGNAPETTHDPEAAVAGADVVYSDVWVSMGQEDQRGQKLEDFEGFQITTDLLGDRPFMHCLPAHRGEEVTDDAIESDNAVVWDQAENRLHAQKGLLAWLAEQA; encoded by the coding sequence ATGGATATACTCGACGTCGACGACCTCACGACCGACGAACTGACGACCGTCCTCGACCGCGCCGCGGCCATCAAGGCCGACCACGGCGAGGGGAGTACGAGCGACCTGCTCGACCAGCAGACGCTCGGCATGATATTCGAGAAGCCGTCGACGCGGACCCGAGTGTCCTTCGAGACGGGGATGACGCAACTGGGCGGCCACGCCGTCTTTCTCGGCCCCGACGACATCCATCTGGGCCATGGCGAACCGGTGAAAGACACCGCCCGTGCGCTCGGGCGCTACGTCGATTTCATCATGGCCCGCGTGTTCGACCATGCGGACGCGGAGGGACTGGCCGAGTACGCCGAAGTTCCGGTCATCAACGGCTTGACCGACGACGCCCACCCTTGCCAGACGCTCGCCGACCTGCTGACCATCCGAGAGCGGTTCGGCGACTTCGAGGACGTTTCCGTGGCGTGGGTCGGCGACGGTAACAACGTCTGCCAGTCCTTCGTCATCGGCGCGGCGATGGTCGGCCTCGACCTCACTGTCGCCACGCCCGATGGCTACGGCATCTCTGATGATGTGGCCGACCGTGCCGCCGGCTTCGGTAACGCGCCTGAGACGACCCATGACCCAGAGGCCGCCGTGGCTGGCGCGGACGTGGTGTACTCCGATGTGTGGGTCAGCATGGGACAGGAGGACCAGCGCGGCCAGAAACTCGAAGACTTCGAGGGGTTCCAGATCACGACGGACCTGCTCGGGGACCGGCCGTTCATGCACTGCCTGCCCGCCCACCGCGGCGAGGAGGTCACCGACGACGCCATCGAGTCGGACAACGCTGTCGTCTGGGACCAGGCGGAGAACCGCCTACACGCTCAGAAGGGGCTGCTCGCGTGGTTAGCTGAGCAGGCGTAG
- a CDS encoding phosphoribosyltransferase family protein — MNYRSFGHLSSDTREWVVDLPSDLDLIVGVPRSGMLVSNLLSLYLNVPMTDVEGLKEGRLLPARDDNVREFNVANFSKILVVDDTVASGGTMTEIQETVESLDISAETYYGAVYVDLGSEHFVDTYAEVLTTPRVFEWNMMHHGYLAESCVDLSILCEPSASLDNDDEPNYQAVLRTAEPKSVPSVKIGWIVTSQPEQYREETETWLDAHGIEYGDLIMMGHPDRNSHIAAGNRGEYKASVYHSSDARLFIADSYVQALTIARKTSKPVYSKERNVMLRQGYLSRVARGARTSIATAQSDPLYYANRFRSNPVEFSKRVLSNFL, encoded by the coding sequence ATGAACTACAGAAGCTTCGGTCATCTCAGTTCCGATACACGTGAATGGGTTGTCGACTTACCAAGTGATCTGGACCTGATCGTCGGGGTCCCGAGAAGTGGGATGCTCGTCTCGAATCTGTTGTCGCTCTATCTCAACGTACCAATGACCGACGTTGAGGGACTCAAAGAAGGGCGGCTTCTCCCAGCGAGGGACGATAACGTCCGTGAGTTCAATGTCGCAAACTTCTCGAAAATACTGGTTGTTGATGACACAGTCGCCAGCGGGGGCACGATGACTGAGATCCAAGAGACTGTTGAGTCGCTTGACATCTCGGCTGAGACGTACTACGGCGCGGTATACGTCGATCTTGGTTCCGAACATTTCGTCGACACCTACGCCGAAGTACTCACCACACCACGCGTCTTCGAGTGGAACATGATGCATCACGGGTATCTCGCCGAATCCTGTGTCGATCTAAGCATACTCTGTGAGCCATCAGCGTCGCTGGACAACGACGACGAACCGAACTATCAAGCGGTCCTCAGGACAGCCGAACCAAAGTCTGTGCCGTCGGTAAAGATCGGATGGATTGTGACCTCCCAGCCAGAACAGTACCGCGAGGAAACCGAAACCTGGCTTGATGCACATGGAATTGAGTACGGCGACCTCATCATGATGGGCCACCCCGACAGGAATAGCCATATCGCTGCGGGAAACCGCGGAGAATACAAAGCTAGCGTGTATCACTCAAGTGATGCAAGGCTGTTCATTGCGGACTCATACGTGCAGGCGCTGACAATCGCTCGGAAGACGAGTAAGCCAGTGTACAGCAAAGAGCGGAACGTAATGCTTCGGCAAGGCTATTTGAGCCGAGTGGCCAGAGGTGCCCGTACCTCAATAGCAACCGCGCAGTCAGACCCCCTCTACTACGCCAACAGATTCAGATCGAACCCGGTCGAATTTTCCAAACGAGTACTCTCAAACTTTTTGTAG